One Phyllostomus discolor isolate MPI-MPIP mPhyDis1 chromosome 10, mPhyDis1.pri.v3, whole genome shotgun sequence genomic window carries:
- the NOBOX gene encoding homeobox protein NOBOX produces MPSPEGPEGGGKPLAAGPEQETPLLPPLPSSAPPTQGVPSGEPPASCAISGEKLSSGAPGAMSGADAAGGSEAAHRQRAQPQGEGCPLPRREAKAGKRPPSPGSGKQKPSTTAGGPASPSPPSAQTAHNLVPCGSGRGSCHLANLLSTLAQNSQNTDPKRPPEVTCQARKKTRTLYRSDQLEELERLFQADHYPDSDKRREIAQTVGVTPQRIMVKGAGQCFHVTTRGQCVRGCLREPFLKPGRERQASACSRAVGAAHQGTGRTPASAAAPAFQTLQCLCPQVWFQNRRAKWRKVEKLNGKEGKGSAAAPSPAPGPASSQCSAGTEMPPAAPMDPQLGAFPQEPPLDTLPDPPMLLTSDQTLAPAPQTEGAQGVAVTPPLFSPPPVRRASLPFPFGPVHTPQLTPLLMDALGSDNSHKDGFCGSWGTSVTPPPTCSFLEELEPQDYHQGLSQVSQAPQTQLFQTPQPQLPYLHPFTFPSPSSLTPPLLEDPFFPLPYGPGGGASQSYFPAPPGGQVLLQPPAGNLGTVPWSDPCLPELPFPGPFWPQTLGQPPGADGYFPEVFLAPCAQAATPQPSPGPSQLPAGARPEAGPSLSRGPEEPPPPPAAAEQHPAPEEGPEEDKGSQGP; encoded by the exons ATGCCAAGCCCGGAGG GCCCGGAAGGCGGAGGCAAGCCCCTGGCTGCTGGGCCGGAGCAGGAAACCCCGCTGCTGCCGCCGTTGCCCAGCTCAGCGCCCCCCACTCAGGGCGTCCCGAGTGGGGAGCCCCCCGCCTCCTGCGCCATCTCTGGGGAGAAGCTGTCCTCGGGGGCCCCTGGAGCGATGAGCGGGGCCGATGCTGCTGGGGGGTCCGAAGCCGCCCACAGACAGAGGGCGCAACCTCAGGGAGAAGGGTGCCCCCTCCCTCGGAGAGAGGCCAAGGCCGGGAAGAGGCCTCCCTCTCCGGGCTCCGGGAAGCAGAAGCCGTCTACCACGGCCGGCGGGCCAGCCTCCCCGTCACCTCCCTCGGCCCAGACCGCACACAACCTGGTGCCCTGTGGCTCAGGCCGGGGCTCCTGCCACCTGGCCAACCTCCTCAGCACACTGGCCCAGAACAGCCAGAACACGGACCCGAAGAGGCCCCCAGAAGTGACCTGCCAAGCTCGGAAAAAGACTCGAACCCTGTACCGCTCAG ACCAGCTGGAGGAGCTGGAAAGGCTATTCCAAGCAGACCACTACCCCGACAGTGATAAGCGCCGGGAGATTGCCCAGACAGTGGGGGTCACCCCCCAGCGCATCATGGTAAAAGGGGCCGGCCAGtg TTTCCACGTGACTACGAGAGGACAGTGCGTCCGAGGCTGCCTCCGGGAACCTTTTCTAAAACCAGGCCGTGAGAGGCAGGCGTCTGCCTGCAGCAGGGCGGTGGGTGCAGCTCACCAGGGGACTGGCAGGACCCCTGCCTCAGCCGCTGCCCCCGCTTTTCAAACCCTTCAGTGTCTCTGCCCACAGGTGTGGTTCCAGAACCGCAGAGCCAAGTGGCGGAAAGTGGAGAAACTGAACGGGAAGGAGGGCAAGGGCAGTgcggcagcccccagccccgcccccggcccggccaGCAGTCAGTGCAG CGCCGGCACTGAGATGCCACCTGCTGCGCCCATGGACCCGCAGCTGGGCGCCTTCCCTCAGGAGCCCCCTCTGGACACTCTCCCAG ATCCCCCCATGCTGCTGACATCCGACCAGACTCTGGCCCCAGCGCCCCAGACCGAGGGTGCTCAGGGGGTGGCAGTCACCCCACCCCTCTTCAGCCCCCCACCCGTCCGGAGAgccagccttcccttccccttcggCCCCGTGCACACCCCCCAGCTGACGCCCCTGCTGATGGATGCTCTTGGCAGTGACAACAGCCACAAGGATGGCTTCTGTGGGTCCTGGGGGACAAG TGTCACGCCGCCCCCCACCTGCTCCTTCCTGGAAGAGCTGGAGCCCCAGGACTACCATCAGGGGCTGTCCCAGGTCTCCCAGGCGCCACAGACCCAGCTCTTccagaccccacagccccagctgcCGTACCTGCACCCCTTCACCTTCCCCTCGCCCAGCTCGCTGACGCCGCCGCTACTGGAGGACCCTTTCTTCCCACTGCCCTACGGGCCCGGTGGGGGTGCCTCGCAAAGCTACTTCCCAGCGCCCCCAGGGGGGCAGGTCCTGCTGCAGCCACCTGCCGGGAACCTGG GTACAGTCCCCTGGAGCGACCCTTGCTTGCCAGAACTGCCCTTCCCCGGGCCCTTCTGGCCGCAAACCCTGGGGCAGCCCCCAGGAGCGGACGGGTACTTTCCCGAGGTGTTCCTGGCTCCCTGCGCTCAGGCTGCGACCCCACAGCCCTCTCCGGGGCCCAGCCAGCTGCCCGCGGGAGCCAGACCTGAAGCTGGGCCCTCCCTCAGCAGGGGCCCGGAggagcctcccccgccccccgctgctgCGGAGCAGCACCCGGCCCCGGAGGAGGGCCCAGAGGAGGACAAGGGCAGCCAGGGCCCCTAG